Part of the Anopheles gambiae chromosome 3, idAnoGambNW_F1_1, whole genome shotgun sequence genome is shown below.
ATTCTTTACAGCATACTAGCGGTGACATGGCGGTTCATTTAATGCGAACAATAAGAACCACGGAAAGAACACCACGTAAGTCACAACATTATAGGTATCACCTTTCTGCACAAGTGATTGTTGATTGTCGTTCGACCCTATTGTCAATGTGTAGCCAGCAAAGGAGCGATCAGCTAATGGCAATAATTTGATATAAACGCTTAATTCGGTCCAATGTTGtttattcaattataaacatgctttcttctagattttgtttacaaattgaatatatttcacatttttagtTGATCTTAGTAGCTTGCCCAAGGCTTTTGGGTAAGGCGAACATAAATGGTACGATTTGTTAAACCTATGTAAAGATATTAATAGTTAAACTAAATGTTAGAAAACCATAGAACGATATATTCATATCGATGATCAGATCTCATTCTTCgaagaaataattattaatcCTATTCACTACATTTCTTTACCAGCAGTgcttttgctatttttcaaTGGCAAACAAAAGAGTATGTTAAATTTGTCAGTCGCAATCGAATGCCTTCCGTAATCGCACTAAGACATGACGCTGTTAAATATCAATTCAAAGAAATATGTATTCGTATACGAAAATATTCAATCTCGTCACGAATGAATGAAAACACTTGAATcataatttcttttctttttgcctaAAATTCGTCGTGCCGCGTTAAAGCCTCACCAAAATCGGTCGCCTGCGAACCGACAAACAGGTCGTACTTTTCAATAATTTCCTCCTTTGTTAGCTTTTCATCTGCGTCAGAGTCTGCCTCGTAGATCAAATGACGGGCTTCGGCTTCCGCATGGTCAAAGTCCGCCGGAGTGATCCAATCTTTCACCTCCTGGTTGTCCATGAAGCCATCCTTATTTTTGTCACTGCAATGTAAAATATCAACAATGTAAGACGGTTTCGCACCTTATTTCTGTAACCATACGTACCGGAAGTTGGTAAAGGTTTCGCGTTCGTGTTTTACCCAATCCGgttcttcttcattttgttCACCTTGCCGATACATATCGCCAATGTACTCTTCGACTGACACCTTTCCGTCACTATCCTTGTCAATGTCCTCGATGGTCTCCGTTACTACAACGTCGCGCATGTGACTGCTTTCCTCGGGATGGAGAAAATCGGTAAACTCTTCCCTCGTGAGCTCATCATCTCCGTCACGATCCGCAATGCTCCAGCGGCGTCGGTCGCGCTTCATCATAGTGCGGTAGGAAAAATGTTCATCGCTCGGATGGTCCGGTTCCTGCGCCGCAAGCTCGTCCAGGAATCCATACACATTCTTGCGGTATGTGTCCCAGTGCACCTTCTCCGTGTTGTTCGGATTATGCGTCTTCCACTGACGGTTGACATCATCGTCGATGTAGCGCCTCTGTGTGTACTGAATCCACGCTTTCAGCTCAGACATATTAACGAAGCCATCATTGTCTCTGTCTATTTTATCTACGATGAGtctggcgaaatagtgaaatcattTTAACCAATTAGCGACACAATTGCTGCACTTTAATGCATGCTACGCGGCGCGACGTGATTACGCGATTAATTCCCATCTATCCAAGCTTACCATATTGTACGTCGGCTCGCGTTTACTTACCCCAAGCGTCTTCTGCTTTCGTCCGCCTCGAGCTGATCAAACGTTTTAGCATCTTCGCCGAGAAATGCTTCGTGATCGTACTGTTTGTTATGCTCATCGTTTTGATAATGTTGCGCATGGCTTAGCGGATCATGATCCAGCACTCGTTTTTCCTCCGGCTTTGGGATAGCAGACACGGCGTAGTTAAGCAACAAGCAGATGCTCATTGCGAATACGAACATCGTTTTCATTGTTATTGTTTAGGATGGACTTTTTCTGGTGTAGTTTCCGTTTGCGTTCAATTCACCTAAGAATGCTGGAAACGGCCAAAGAAAATGGATGATCTCCAAGCATTAGAACTAGAAATGTGTaaacttcatttttaattacatGTGCAGCATTCGACAACGAAAATAACCATTGAGCATTGTCAAAGTAACAATTAGTACCAGCTtcagaaaaaataactaataTCAATTCTAAAGATCACTAAGCATGAACCATTCAGTAAAGAGCGCCATAAACGTTACGACAGTGTGTAAAATTAGGCCACGTCATATCCCGTAAATCAAGACTGTCCAATAACCAGAAGGATGCAAATAATGTGAAATAGAACTTACTATATTGAACCTCTATATTGAGTCACACGAACTTGGGGTTTACCACAGAAAAGAACTCCTCTTATAAGTAAAATCTATTCATAATGACACTACAATAACGAAATATATGAGGCCTGGACGTGTAACCGAATTAACACCGTTCTGATGTGCCTTGTGTGGATGCTGAACTAAAACTAAATTCTGTACTGCTTCttcaaataaacataaaccacGTTGCGTCGGCGGTCCACGGGAGACGATAGACGGGTTAAATGAGCATATGCGGAAGTAAACCAAGACGAGAAGAAAACTTCGTCGGTTCAAACATCGGTCGACCAATGGCCAAAGCGACATGCAGCAGAATATGACTCTTCACCGCATGAACGCCTATGCTGATGTAATGCGACCcgtttgtattggtgttattACTGCCGGCTCTTGGAGCGATAAGCGTATCTTGCTGTACACTGTAACGGGAAAAACTTGCAGTTTCCTTCCATCAAATCGCAAAcattttgaatgtttgttC
Proteins encoded:
- the LOC1272654 gene encoding calumenin, with the protein product MKTMFVFAMSICLLLNYAVSAIPKPEEKRVLDHDPLSHAQHYQNDEHNKQYDHEAFLGEDAKTFDQLEADESRRRLGLIVDKIDRDNDGFVNMSELKAWIQYTQRRYIDDDVNRQWKTHNPNNTEKVHWDTYRKNVYGFLDELAAQEPDHPSDEHFSYRTMMKRDRRRWSIADRDGDDELTREEFTDFLHPEESSHMRDVVVTETIEDIDKDSDGKVSVEEYIGDMYRQGEQNEEEPDWVKHERETFTNFRDKNKDGFMDNQEVKDWITPADFDHAEAEARHLIYEADSDADEKLTKEEIIEKYDLFVGSQATDFGEALTRHDEF